In one window of Haloterrigena salifodinae DNA:
- a CDS encoding CPBP family intramembrane glutamic endopeptidase has product MVATDLTTRRDFSRTTTVGLAIALFGLPLLSGAIRALRMTLHPLVPIALQWSLLGLVVGLSIGVEGRSLRSFGVRAPSRRDAIPLFAAAVLGFLALAATGPLIDALGLPERRVTGLDIDRVGVGVAVASAVTIGVVEETLYRGYAVERLAEHTGSVRLAGGISWAVFSLSHAVGWRLGDLLQVSLAALVFTLAYLYRRSLVPVVGAHVAIWLFGVLGAVYG; this is encoded by the coding sequence ATGGTTGCAACGGATCTGACGACGCGTCGCGATTTCTCCCGGACGACGACCGTGGGACTCGCGATCGCGCTGTTCGGACTCCCGCTGCTTTCCGGTGCCATTCGAGCGCTCCGAATGACTCTCCATCCGCTGGTACCGATCGCGCTCCAGTGGTCACTGCTCGGACTCGTCGTCGGCCTCTCGATCGGTGTCGAAGGGCGATCGCTCCGGTCGTTCGGCGTCCGAGCACCGTCCCGGCGCGACGCGATCCCGCTGTTCGCCGCGGCGGTGCTCGGGTTCCTCGCGCTGGCGGCGACCGGACCGCTGATCGACGCGCTCGGACTTCCGGAGCGACGAGTGACGGGACTGGACATCGATCGAGTCGGCGTCGGGGTCGCCGTCGCGTCCGCGGTCACGATCGGCGTCGTCGAGGAGACGCTGTATCGCGGCTACGCGGTCGAGCGCCTCGCCGAACACACCGGGAGCGTGCGGCTGGCTGGCGGAATCTCGTGGGCGGTGTTCTCCCTCTCTCACGCCGTCGGCTGGCGCCTCGGTGATCTCCTACAGGTCTCGCTGGCCGCGCTCGTCTTCACGCTCGCCTATCTGTATCGGCGCTCGCTGGTGCCCGTCGTCGGGGCCCACGTCGCGATCTGGTTGTTCGGCGTTCTCGGCGCGGTCTACGGCTAA
- a CDS encoding DUF6789 family protein, translating to MSVSDRLRSIAETEGDTEATDRHSQQEHLAGAVLRGIQAGFVATIIMTAFRLPILRSLPPSANFWAQYVTGDNPEEHTFMGLVLHFVYGIQAGAIFGGLFALQDAERSIEPEQRGLVWGSIYGMVLSAFGSQFMLKELLDIQLEADELALFHAGHLVYGLSLGAWVGSRTEGVEDPEAEYEYDDGN from the coding sequence ATGTCCGTATCCGACCGCCTGCGATCGATCGCCGAGACCGAAGGGGACACGGAGGCCACCGACAGACACTCGCAACAGGAGCACCTCGCCGGTGCCGTCCTCCGCGGGATTCAGGCCGGGTTCGTCGCGACGATCATCATGACGGCGTTCCGGCTGCCGATCCTGCGGTCGCTGCCGCCGTCGGCGAACTTCTGGGCGCAGTACGTCACCGGCGACAATCCCGAGGAGCACACGTTCATGGGGCTCGTCCTCCACTTCGTCTACGGGATTCAGGCGGGGGCGATCTTCGGCGGCCTATTCGCCCTTCAGGACGCCGAGCGGTCGATCGAACCCGAGCAACGCGGTCTCGTCTGGGGCTCGATCTACGGGATGGTCCTCTCGGCGTTCGGCTCGCAGTTCATGCTAAAGGAACTGCTGGACATCCAACTCGAGGCCGACGAACTCGCGCTGTTCCACGCGGGTCACCTCGTCTACGGGCTCTCGCTCGGCGCCTGGGTCGGCTCTCGGACCGAGGGCGTCGAGGACCCCGAAGCCGAGTACGAGTACGACGACGGAAACTGA
- a CDS encoding Gfo/Idh/MocA family protein produces MDFGVLSTAGIARKAFLPAIEATEHEVTAVASRDGDRARAFADDHGIDESYEGYDDLIADADIDAVYIPLPNGLHGQWTKRAADAGLDVLCEKPLTVDAEEAREVVDHCADRGVTLMEGFMYLYHPRTERAIELARNELEDVRSVTAAFKFPLFDRPDDVRLSPELDGGSLMDVGCYPVSLVRQLLGEPERAYAHTDDSRGAGVDTELAGILEFDDGSSARVASGFDTQKVQRYRIEAANGWLEVRDAFDAPTDEPLELEYRIDGRHAVETFDAIDQYSLEIEEFASIVADGRPPRTDGEEAIANMRVIDALAESAELGRPVDV; encoded by the coding sequence ATGGATTTCGGCGTACTCAGTACGGCCGGTATCGCCCGGAAAGCGTTTCTCCCTGCCATCGAGGCCACCGAGCACGAGGTTACGGCCGTCGCCTCCCGCGACGGCGACCGTGCGCGGGCGTTCGCGGACGACCACGGGATCGACGAGTCCTACGAGGGCTACGACGACCTCATCGCGGACGCGGACATCGACGCCGTCTACATCCCGCTCCCGAACGGTCTCCACGGCCAGTGGACGAAGCGCGCGGCCGACGCCGGCCTCGACGTCCTCTGCGAGAAACCGCTGACGGTCGACGCCGAGGAGGCCCGCGAGGTCGTCGACCACTGCGCGGACCGCGGCGTGACCCTGATGGAGGGGTTCATGTACCTGTATCACCCGCGGACCGAGCGAGCGATCGAACTGGCTCGAAACGAGCTCGAGGATGTCCGCTCCGTGACGGCCGCGTTCAAGTTCCCGCTGTTCGACCGCCCGGACGACGTGCGGCTCTCGCCCGAGCTCGACGGCGGGAGCCTGATGGACGTCGGCTGTTACCCGGTCTCGCTGGTCCGGCAGCTCCTCGGCGAACCCGAGCGCGCCTACGCGCACACGGACGACTCCCGCGGGGCCGGCGTGGACACGGAACTGGCCGGAATCTTGGAGTTCGACGATGGTTCGTCCGCGCGCGTCGCGTCCGGGTTCGACACCCAGAAAGTGCAACGCTACCGCATCGAGGCGGCAAACGGGTGGCTCGAGGTCCGCGACGCCTTCGACGCGCCGACTGACGAGCCCCTGGAACTCGAGTACCGGATCGACGGCCGACACGCCGTCGAGACGTTCGATGCGATCGACCAGTACAGCCTCGAGATCGAGGAATTCGCCTCGATCGTCGCCGACGGTCGGCCGCCGCGGACCGACGGCGAGGAGGCGATCGCGAACATGCGCGTCATCGACGCGCTGGCCGAGAGCGCTGAACTGGGTCGCCCGGTCGACGTCTGA
- the larE gene encoding ATP-dependent sacrificial sulfur transferase LarE produces MTTLEAKLEAAREDLADRDGVLVAFSGGVDSSVVAALAHDALGEDAVACTAKSETLPEAELEDAKRVADEIGVRHEVVAFSELESDDFVENDDDRCYHCRTMRLGEMLETAREFGIETVCDGTNADDPGAGHRPGLQAVEELEVHSPLLAHDITKGEVREIADRYDLSVADKPSMACLSSRIPTDLEVTEERLTRVEHAEALLRQWGFDQFRVRDHDGLARIEVAPDELERALTREFAETVREELSELGFDHVTLDLHGYRTGSVSPESETEPETDGTRDGDEPLVEDVFAADSRSRSDD; encoded by the coding sequence ATGACAACGCTCGAGGCGAAGCTCGAGGCCGCGCGCGAGGACCTCGCGGACCGCGACGGCGTGCTGGTCGCGTTCTCTGGCGGGGTCGACTCGAGCGTCGTGGCCGCGCTCGCCCACGACGCGCTCGGGGAGGACGCGGTCGCCTGCACCGCCAAAAGCGAGACGCTCCCCGAGGCGGAACTCGAGGACGCCAAGCGAGTCGCCGACGAGATCGGGGTCCGCCACGAGGTCGTCGCCTTCTCCGAACTCGAGAGCGACGACTTCGTCGAGAACGACGACGACCGATGCTATCACTGCCGGACGATGCGGCTGGGCGAGATGCTCGAGACGGCCCGCGAGTTCGGGATCGAGACGGTCTGTGACGGCACGAACGCCGACGATCCGGGCGCGGGCCACCGTCCCGGCCTGCAGGCCGTCGAGGAACTCGAGGTCCACTCGCCGCTGCTGGCCCACGACATCACCAAGGGAGAGGTGCGCGAGATCGCCGACCGCTACGACCTCTCGGTCGCCGACAAGCCATCGATGGCCTGCCTCTCCTCGCGAATCCCGACGGACCTCGAGGTCACCGAGGAGCGGCTGACTCGCGTCGAGCACGCCGAAGCCCTGCTGCGCCAGTGGGGGTTCGACCAGTTCCGCGTCCGCGACCACGACGGGCTGGCGCGCATCGAGGTCGCGCCCGACGAACTCGAGCGGGCGCTGACCCGGGAGTTCGCGGAGACGGTCCGCGAAGAGCTGTCGGAACTGGGATTCGACCACGTCACACTCGACCTCCACGGCTATCGGACGGGCAGTGTCAGTCCCGAGAGCGAGACGGAGCCCGAGACCGACGGAACTCGCGACGGCGACGAGCCGCTCGTCGAGGACGTCTTCGCCGCGGACTCGCGCTCCCGGAGCGACGACTGA